The Bombina bombina isolate aBomBom1 chromosome 9, aBomBom1.pri, whole genome shotgun sequence sequence ttaccaaggctctgggtgcccttttgtctgtaatcagagctcagggtattgcattgtttccttacctggactggacgatatcttggtactagctctgcTTTTCCCTTAGCAGAATTTCACATCAAACAACTATATATCGAAgatatggttggaagatcaatttgccaaagagttatatttttcctcaaaagttACTTCcctaggtttccaaatagactcaATGGCCTCTTAAGCTTTGTATGctgcatcaatggtgcagggattatattcggCTATCTCAAAAGATATTCTTAGATTCCAGTGCAAGTCAGTCTCTgccttggtggctgaatcatcagtttattattcagggggcttcttttgctcatcctacctggtctgtgatccaCACAGAGGCaaatatttcaggttggggagctgcttTGGGGCCTCCGACAGcacagggggggggggtttgggatcATCGGGAGGTAAGGTTACCTATCAATATTCTAGAacactgtgcaattttcagggcccttcaggcttgacctctcttgaaaagggagtcttatcttcatttccagacagacaatgtcacagcagtagctaatgtcaaccatcagaggggaactcACATTTCCCTGGCTAGATAGAGGTATCTCaaattctctcttgggcagaagtAAATTCTTGCCTAATCTCTGTGATTCAGATCCCAAGAGTAAACAATTGGGAAacattatatatttctatacattgatatatttaaagggacagtaaacatagaaattaatgttatttaattatgcactatgtgctctttttttcttcttcaaaagcaCGTCATGGGCGAGTTGTCCAATTGCAGTGCGCCTGATTGCACCCTTAAACTAAATGTAGCGCACTCCTGCGCTGGGTAAAGctgacacactttaaaaaaaaaaaaacaggagaagaGCCTGGCGAGGAAGGTTAGTACAGTTTTGGGGGGTTAAATcttttaaatttctttttctttttttaacaggtgtcactaggttaatgttacataattctgaacACAGAGCGTAACATTCAtttctatgtttactgtccctttaagcaaatgtcaGCAAGCGAAGGAGATAAAATCAGCAGGGATTTATTTTGTGAGTAATAGTAAAACAGGCTCAAtctgatttatatttgttttattattattattttaaattaatgtgCGCTACGAAGTGTAAGcgcgtaataaaaaaaaaaaacaatacctaaatgcattgtatagtatatattattGGAGATGCAAATGTGATTCTGATGACCACATCTTCATACACAGATGGGAGTGTCAAGAAGAAGCAGTCACTTGCAGAGCAGTGATCCGTTAGCCCATCTGTTACACAAGATTTCTTTCTGTGCACCCCCAATCAGACCATCACTTATCTTTCTCCCTCCCCAATACTTATTTAAGATTTGAGGTCAGTTATATAGCATGCAGGTCAATGCACTTTTCTGGGATGTCACTGTGCAGGCCCCGCCCCCCCTTGCTGCATGTTTCTCATTAGCTCCTCATCCTGCATAGACAGTTCAGTTAGTTTCTTGCCCAGTCTCTCATGGATGTCCAAGTATTTAGACACACATCGGTCCAGGCAGACACTCTCTCCTTTAGACAGTTCTGGTTCTTTGTAATGAGGAGGGACACACTTTTTGTGACAGGCACCCGTCATCCTGGAAGAGAAAGTTCCAAAATGATTAGCAGTGTATCtacagacagagagacaaagaagacaaaaaaaaagcaacatagaaatagagaaacaaacaaacaaaaaaaaagatgttaaaacGTCCATGAAATCAccactaattaatttataaaccatATAAACTTTACATTATCATCATCATAGTCCAAAATGTTTGGGGTGTGATGACAGAAGGTAGggagaaatcttaaagggacattaaacactaaataaatgttagatagaatgatgcattcaaagaaaagattagtctgagaataacttgtagatgtatttttaaagtttcattagttgtttcaaATACATAGTtttaaaaagtgtaaagttttaaatgtctataaaacaatgggcgctgccatgttgcaacttaggttaccttttctgctgtgaccaattagggacagttataaacaggtcactagagtgtgcagccaatggctgtgtggaatataacagtgttctgcacttccatttctaacaggaactgaaatccaTTTCATAcataatggaattacagaaaaaggggacaaaataaataataaaagtatattgtagaggttttttttatatctatgatttatcattttatattaacatctcaaagtgtttaatgtccctttaaatatttggtgTCCGTAGATTCTTAGTTCACGTTAACAATATGTTATTCATTTTACAGAGATCAATGTATGTGAGCTACAGAAAAGGATTCCTTCATCAAGAAAGTCAAGATAAAGTCGCATTGATCTAGTACTCCGCTaaatgaaaactattttttttaaaacataataaaatattcaaACTTGGTAACTGAACATATAACAATAAAACCATAAATAATCTGTAGGTTTCTATATAAGGTATTATAAATAAAGCacaacactacagaaaacatacaaGACAAGCAACAATGGAGCAAAGTAACCACGTTCCAAGAAAAGTTTTACTaactaaaaaatatttcaaattgattgacttaaagggatagaaaggtaaaaaggaaatgtgcataggtgcatttcaattttatatagaagcatttttgcaacatacttccattagcaaaaaaaagttattactgtattctgctgcatacgcacatatcctatgtgGGTCCAGGCACCAGTATACAAACATCACACCTTCTCAGTGACTCAGTAGTAGCCTGTATGGCAGaaatgatgtcttcagaagcaaaTCACACCACAGTCACCTGGCATAGTGTTGAATAGtcatgcacaggccctcacaggatatgtacgtatgccgctgaaaaacagtagtTTCTTTAactagaaccatttttgctaatagaagtatattgcaaaaatgcttttgttacaaataaaaatgcagccgtgcacatttcatttttctatccctttaacacaaacaATTTCCCACCAGACTGAACATAGAGAGAGCTTGAAGCAAGTTCCaaaaaagcttcccccccaaagtaaacatttgtgtgtgatgtgtgtatcagGAGCCTGTTTCAGGAAATGTATTTTCTCATGTtctaagttttatattttattttacatgtaaacatGGCTAAGTACAAATGAAGTTGTTCAAAAAGGCAAAAGGATCAAAAAATACATAGCCCTTTAGAAGTGTCCAGAGGCCATACAGAAATCCATAACCTTATCTACAGCCTAATCATTACAAATCTGCTAAAAGAAATTGCATTATCTAGATATCAATTTTAGAAAGCCAAATATATTTGCTATATAGTGTATGAGCCAACTACTAACAAAGGTAGAGATAGTAACTGCTAAGCATAGAATATTTGAAGTtgacaaatgtatataaaaaaatattagccAATAAGGAACATGctagagtaaaaataaaatacgctgatccattaaagggacaaaaactcTTTCatgatgagcactagatggcagcaatatttcctgtaatgtagtgctccagacaggtgcacgctacctatctagatatctcttcgataaagaataacaagagaacaaagctccaGGCCTCTGCCCACATATAGAACCGGAGCACAATCGGTGCTCCAATTCCaaatgagggcagatgccagatagttacaaacggtgacacacacagtaacgatcatctgctggtgccagcgggagggaatccgggaggtgggtgggcagtccAGCAGTGGAGGGCCCTACActgtggcaaaaataaaataaagagagagatggagcag is a genomic window containing:
- the TIMM10 gene encoding mitochondrial import inner membrane translocase subunit Tim10, which encodes MDAAKAQQLAAELEVEMMADMYNRMTGACHKKCVPPHYKEPELSKGESVCLDRCVSKYLDIHERLGKKLTELSMQDEELMRNMQQGGAGPAQ